In Kutzneria kofuensis, the DNA window CGAGGCCTACTTCGTGCCGACGTTCAGCAAGTTCGTCAACCAGACGTGCGGCGGCGTGCAGGTGCACCTGACCGACCGGCCGCGGATCGACGCCATCCGCACCGCCGTCGCGATGATCGTGACGGCCCGGAACCTGTACCCGAAAGTGTTCGGTTGGCGGCCGGACAACTGGGTCGACAAGCTCAGCGGTTCGGCCCGTATGCGCAGCATGGTGGACGCGGGCGCGGGGGTCGACGACGTCGTGGGCGCATGGGCGGGCGAGCTCGCCGCCTTTCGCCGTGATCGCAACCGGTATCTGCTGTACAGATGAGGTGGCCATGCGCATTCGTGCCCTCGCTCTGCCCGCCGTGCTTGCGCTGGCGTTCGCGATGACAACCAGCGCGGGCGCGGCGCCGAACTCGGCTCGGTTCGACCGGCCGTACCAGGGGTTCGCGCTGGCCGGCACCGTGCTGCACGCCGGGCCGCCCGCCGCGGCGGGGCTGAATCCGGCGCCGATCGACGCGTTCAACAAGCAACTCGCCGCCTGGGTTCCGTCCATCTACCCCGGTGCGACGGTGTTGTTGGCGCACAACGGTGTCGTGGTCGACCGCACGGCGACCGGCGAGGCCGTGAAGTACAAGGACGCGACCACGCAGTTGCCGCCGGACCAGCAGGTGCCGGCCCGCACCGACACCATCTACGATCTGGCCTCGCTGTCGAAGCTGTTCACCTCGATCGTGGCCGTGCAGCAGCTGGAGGCCGGCCGGATCGCCCTGGACACGCCGGTCGCGCACTACCTGCCGGAGTTCGCCACCAACGGCAAGGCCGCGATCACCATCGAGCAGCTGCTCACGCACACCTCCGGCCTCGCGCCCGACCCGGTTCCCTCGCTGTGGCAGGGATATCCGGACATTCCGTCCCGGGAGAAGGCGATCCTGGACGCGACGCCGGAAGCGCCGGCCGGCACCAAGTACGAGTACTCCGACCTGAACATGCTGACCATGCAACTGGTGTTGCAGCAGGTCACCGGCAAGCCGCTGGACGAACTCGTGCGCAAGGGCATCACCGAGCCGCTGCACATGGTCGACACCGGCTACAACCCGCCCGCGTCGAAGCTGGACCGGATCGCCGCCACCGAGTTCGAGGCCTCGCCGCCGCGGGGCATGGTCCGCGGCTCCGTGCACGACGAGAACGCGTGGGCGATGGGCGGTGTCGCCGGGCACGCCGGCGTCTTCTCCACGGCCGACGACCTGGCGGTGCTGGCCCAGGCGATCCTCAACGGCGGTGTGTACCGCGGGCACCGGATCCTCAGCGAGCACGGCGTGCACCTGATGCAGGTCAACTTCAACCAGAAGTTCCCCGACGACTCGCACGGGCTCGGCTTCGAACTGGACCAGATCTGGTACATGGGCGGACTGTCCGGACCGGACACGATGGGCCACACCGGGTTCACCGGCACGTCGCTGGTGATCGACCCGCGCTCGCGGTCGTTCGCGATCCTGCTGACGAACCGGGTGCATCCCACGCGGAACACGCCGTCCACCAACGGCGCCCGCCGGGCGGCGGCGGAGGCACTGGCGCAGGCCATGACCGTGCAGGCGCCGGGCGGCGGCCGGTCGTGGTTCTCCGGCCAGGGCGGGGGCACGACGAGCACGCTGACCACGGGAACGCTGCACGGATCGGTGTCGGTCTCGTACGAAGCGTTCGTCAACACCGAGTCGACGGACCTGCTGACCCTGGAGGCCAGCACGGACGGCGGCGCCACCTGGACCGCGGTGCCGGTGACGGTTCGTGGCCAAGGCGCGCCGGCCGGTGCGCAGACGGCGTTGTCCGGGCAGTCCGTGCGGGCCTGGTGGCAGGTTCGGGCACAAGTCGCCGGGTCATCGAACGGTCTGTTGCTGCGCTGGCGTTACACAACTGACCCCTCGTACGAAGGACGGGGCGTGAACGTGGCGGACATCCGGCTCAGCTGCGGCCCCACCACGTTCACACCGGTCGGTTGGCAGCTGGCGTAACCGCAGGTCAGGGGCAGTCATGTTGACCGAAACAGTTACTGTTAGTAAGTTTCCCACGTGGCACCCGCCAAGTCAGGCAATGAGATCAGCGAGGCGAGCCCGCTGGTCCGGATCCGTTCGCTGCTGCCCGGCCTCGCGCGGGCCGAGCAGCGCGTGGCCAAGGTCGTGCTCGACAACCCGCAGGTCGTCGCGCATCGCAGCATCACCGAGGTCGCCGAGGCGGCCGGCACGAGCGAGACGACGGTGACCCGGTTCTGCAAGGCGATCGGCGTCGGGGGCTACCCCGAGCTGCGGATCGCCCTTGCCGCCGACACCGCGCGGACCGCCGCCCGGATCGACCGCGACCTTGGCAGCGACATCGCGCCCACCGACGACCTGTCGCAGGTCGTCGGCAAGGTCGCGTTCGCCGACGCGCGTGCCGTCGAGGAGACCGCCGAGCAGCTCGACATCGCCACGCTCAACGCCGTCGTGGACGCCGTGGCCGGCGCCGGGCGGGTCGACGTGTACGGGGTCGGCGCCAGCGCCTTCGTCGCCGCCGATCTCCAGCAGAAGCTGCACCGCATCGGTCGCGTCAGCTTCGCGTGGAGCGACACCCACATCATGCTGACCTCCGCCGCGGTGCTCAGTGAAGGCGATGTCGCCTTCGGCATCTCCCACACCGGCGCGACCGCGGACACCGTGGAGGCGCTGCGGGTGGCTCGTGAGCGCGGGGCAACGACCGTGGCACTGACGAACTTCCCGCGGTCGCCGATCTCCGAGGTCGCCGACCATGTGCTGACCACCGCCGCGCGGGAGACCACTTTCCGCTCGGGCGCGATGGCCAGCCGGATCGCCCAGCTCACTGTCATCGACTGCCTGTTCATCGGCGTCGCACAGAAACACCTCGACAGCGCGCGTAACGCGTTGGAGTCCACCTACGAGGCCGTCGGTGGGCATCGGCTCGGTCCGCGTCCCGACGGCCGCCGGAAGGCACGGGAGACAGGTAAATGACGTTGCCGCAGCCACGCGAGTCGATCGTGCGTGTCGATTCCCCCACCGAGCAGCGCAATCCCCGAACGGAGGAGATTGACAGACTGCCGACGGTGGACGTGCTGCGGATGATCAACGAAGAGGACCGGCTGGTCCCGGCCGCCGTCGGCGACGTGCTGCCGCAGGTGGCGCGGGCCGTCGACTACGCCGTCGCCACGCTTCGGTCCGGTGGCCGGGTGCACTACATCGGCGCCGGCACGTCCGGACGGCTCGCCACCCTCGACGCCGCCGAGCTCGTGCCCACCTTCAACACCCCCGCCGAGTGGTTCGTCACCCACCACGCCGGCGGCCCCACCGCGCTGCGGATGGCCGTCGAGAACGCCGAGGACGACTGGGAAGGCGGCGCCGCCGAGATCCGCGGCGCCGTCCGGCCCATCGACCTCGTGTTCGGGCTGACCGCCTCCGGCCGCACCCCGTACGTGATGGGCGGGCTCTCCGCCGGCAACGAGATCGGCACTCGGACCGTGCTGCTGTCGGCCAACCCCGCCGGCGCCCCGGCCGTGCCCGTCGACGTGCTCATCGCCGTGGACACCGGCCCCGAGGTGATCGCCGGGTCCACGCGGATGAAGGCCGGAACCGCGCAGAAGCTCGTGCTCAACGCCTTCTCCACCGCCGTGATGATCAAGCTGGGGCGGACCTACTCGAACCTGATGGTCAGCATGCGGGCCACCAACGCCAAGCTGCGTGGGCGGACCTTGCGGATCCTGCGGGAGGCCACCGGGCTCGACGAGGCCGAGTGCACGGCCGCGTTGCTGGAGGCCGACGGCGACCTGAAGGTGGCGCTGGTGCGGCTGTTGGCGGGCATCGACTCCGTACAGGCCGCTGAGGCACTGTCCGCCACCGGCGGTCACGTCCGCAACGCTCTGGTTGCTCTTGGCGCTGCCGCTAGCTAAACCAGCCCCCGACCCAACCCTCGGGGGGCGTCCCCGGACCCATTCTACCCGGCACAGACCGTGGACGATCTTGAACGGCGTGGGCTGTGGACAGACGGGAAGTTGTCCACAGCGGGGTAATCAGCCTTGCCCGACCGCGTCGGCGATGCTGCGGGCCTCGCGGGCGCCGGCTTCCAGGGCGGAGCAGCTGAAGAGGAGCCAGCCGCCGACGCCGTCCGGGGTGCCGGCGGAGAAGCCTTCCAGCGCCGAGCGGTATTCGCCGGCACGCCGCAGGTACGCGACCTCCGGAACGGCCAAGCCCTTGGTGTCCAACCCGGTGCCGATCATCGTCAACCGGGCGGCGGCGCGGGCGATGACGCCGCTGACCGGACCGAAGGGCGCCAGGGAAAGCAGCTCGCCGTGGACGATGGCGACCAGCACGGGGGCGGGGACCTTGGTGCCGCCGGCGACGAGGGAGGCGAGCAACTCGAGACGATCGCCGCCGGAGGTCGGCCGGCCCAGCTCGGACGACTCGACGAGGTCGGCGGCGGCCAGCACGTGGAGGCGGGCAAGGGCCTGCAGAGGGGCCTTCTGCCAGGTCCCGAGGAGGGGACCGATGGCCTCGGCGACCCGCAGAGATCCCGCCAGAACGGGGTCGGTGACGGAGCCGTCGGAGGGGATCTCGGCGGCGCCGCCGTCCAGAACAGCGGAGGCGCGGGCGGCGCGGACGGAGGCCTCGGCGGCGGTGGTGGGCCAGCCACGGCGGTTGGCGGGGTGGCGGTGCACCTCGGCGACGGAGTCGCGAGCGGCCTCGACGGCTGCGGCGACACCGGGCAGATCCAGCAACGGCGCCAGCGGGTCGGTCACGGACGTTCCTCGCCAACGCTCGGGACACGAAGGTCCGCGACCACGGTCGCGGTGCTGGATGGTTCCCTCGCAAGCTCGGTCACAGCCGGCGACCCTACCCGCCGGTATGGTCTAGACCTTACGGCACTGGTACGGCGTTGCCCGTAGCACTACGGTCAGCAGCACTACCGCAGGAGATTTCCAGGAGGCCACGCACCATGACAGAGTCGTCCGCGTTGGACAACCTGCTCTCCGAGAGCAGGTCGTTCCCGCCCAGCGAGGAGTTCGCAGCTCAGGCCAACGCGACCGCCGCGCTGCAGCAGGAGGCGGACGCCGACCGCGAGGCCTTCTGGGCCGCGCAGGCCGAGCGCCTGACCTGGGCGACCAAGTGGGACCAGGTGCTGGACTGGTCGAACGCCCCGTTCGCGAAGTGGTTCGTCGGCGGCAAGCTCAACGTCGCCTACAACTGCGTCGACCGGCACGTCGAGTCCGGCCACGGCGACCAGGTCGCGATCCACTGGGTCGGCGAGCCCGGCGACACCCGCACGATCACCTACGCCGATCTCAAGCGTGAGGTCTCCAAGGCCGCGAACGCGCTGCTCTCCCTCGGCCTCTCGACCGGCGACCGGGTGGCCATCTACATGCCGATGGTGCCCGAGGCGATCTTCTCGATGCTGGCCTGCGCCCGCCTCGGCCTGGTGCACAGCGTGGTGTTCGGCGGCTTCTCGGCCGAGGCGCTGCGCTCGCGCATCGACGACGCCGAGGCCAAGCTGGTGATCACCACCGACGGCCAGTACCGCCGCGGCAACCCGGTCTCGCTGAAGGCGGCCGTGGACGAGGCCGTCGCCAAGACGCCGACGGTGGCCAACGTGCTGGTGGTCCGCCGCACCGGCGGCGAGGTCGACTGGACCGACGGCCGCGACCTGTGGTGGCACGACGTGGTGGACGGCCAGTCCGAGGAGCACACGCCGGAGGCGTTCGACTCCGAGCACCCGCTCTACATCCTCTACACCTCGGGCACGACGGGCCGGCCGAAGGGCATCCTGCACACCTCGGGCGGCTACCTGACCCAGGCGGCCTACACCCACTTCAACGTGTTCGACCTCAAGCCGGACACGGACGTCTACTGGTGCACCGCCGACATCGGCTGGGTCACCGGGCACAGCTACATCGTCTACGGCCCGCTGGCCAACCGGGTCACGCAGGTCGTCTACGAGGGCACGCCGAACACCCCGCACGAGGGCCGGCACTGGGAGATCATCCAGCAGTACAAGGTCTCCATCTACTACACCGCCCCGACGCTGATCCGCACCTTCATGAAGTGGGGCGCGGACATCCCGGCCCGCTACGACCTGTCCTCGCTGCGCGTGCTGGGCAGCGTCGGCGAGCCGATCAACCCCGAAGCCTGGATGTGGTACCGGGAGCACATCGGCGCGGGCAAGACGCCGGTGGTGGACACCTGGTGGCAGACGGAGACCGGCGCGATCATGATCTCCCCGCTGCCAGGTGTGACGGCGGCCAAGCCGGGTTCGGCGATGGGCCCGCTGCCGGGCATCGGCGCGAAGGTCGTCGACGACACCGGCACGGAGGTCGGCAAGGGTGGCGGCGGCTACCTCGTGCTGGACAAGCCGTGGCCGTCGATGCTGCGCGGCGTCTGGGGCGACGAGGAGCGCTTCCGCGAGACCTACTGGGCGCGCTTCCACGACCAGGGCTACTACTTCGCCGGTGACGGCGCCAAGTACGACGAGGACGGCGCGATCTGGCTGCTGGGCCGGGTCGACGACGTGATGAACGTGTCCGGCCACCGGATCTCCACCACCGAGGTGGAGTCGGCGCTGGTGTCGCACAGCCGGGTGGCCGAGGCGGCCGTGGTCGGCGCCACCGACCCGACCACCGGCCAGGGCATCGTGGCGTTCGTGATCCTGCGCGGCGTCAAGGAGGACGAGGACGCCAGCGCGCTGATCAAGGAGTTGCGCGACCACGTGGCCAAGGAGATCGGCCCGATCGCCAAGCCGCGCCAGATCATGGTGGTGCCGGAGCTGCCCAAGACCCGCTCGGGCAAGATCATGCGCCGGCTGCTGCGCGACGTGGCGGAGAACCGCCAGGTCGGCGACGTGACGACGCTGGCCGACTCGACGGTGATGGACCTGATCTCGAGCGGCCTGCAGTCGGGCAAGGCCGAGGACTGACACCCCCGGGAGCGGCCCGCGCGATCACGTTCGCGCGGGCCGCTTGCGTGCACCGCACAGCGAACCCCCGAGGGTGCATGGCACGATGACCACCGTGACAGGCCCAGGACAGAACCCGAACGGCCCCGGCGCTGGGCTGCCCCCGGTGCCCTCGATCCCGCTGACCGACGAGACGGCCCGCGACGTCGCCGGCGAGCAGTCGGTCGGCGGCCTGGTCAAGGACGTGATGACGCAGGTCTCGACGCTGCTGCGCGCCGAGATCGAGCTGGCCAAGATCGAGGTCGGCGCCGAGGTCAAGAAGGCGCTGCGCGGCAGCGTGTTCTTCATCCTGGCGCTGACGATCGTCTGCTTCAGCCTGTTCTTCCTGTTCTTCGCGATCGCCGAGCTGCTCGCCGACCTCGGCCTCTACCGGTCGGCGTCGTTCGGCATCGTGTGGGTCGCGATGCTGGTCACCGCGGGCCTGTTCGGCTTCCTCGGTTACCGCAAGGTCCGGCGGCTGCGCGCCCCGGAGCGGACCATCGAGACGATCAAGGACACGGCCGCGGCGCTGCGTCACCCCGGCGAGCACTCGTAGACCTGCGCCGACGGACCGTCTCGGCCAACGGCATCAGGCTGCACGTCGCCGAGGCCGGCAGCGGTCCGCTCACGCTGATGCTGCACGGGTTCCCCGAGTTCTGGTGGACCTGGCGGCACCAGCTGCCCGCGCTCGCCGCCAACGGCCGGCACGCGGTCGCGGTGGACCTGCGCGGCTACGGCAAGTCCGACAAGACGCCGCGCGGCTACGACGGCTGGACGCTCGCCGGCGACGTCGCCGGGCTGATCAAGGCCCTCGGCGCGCGGCGGGCACACCTGGTCGGGCACGGCTGGGGCGGCCTGCTGGCGTGGACGACGGCGGCGCTGCATCCCCGGCTCGTCGAGTCCGTCACGACGATCTCCGCGCCGCATCCGCTGGAGGTTCCGCTGCGGCCGCTACTGGCGGCTCAACCGCCGTTCTGGCCGGAGCGTCGCCTCGTCGCCGACGACGCCGCCGTGGTCGAACGAATGCTGCGGACGTGGGCCGGTCCGCAGTGGACGCCTGATCCCGAGGTGCTGCGCTGCAACCGTGAGGCGATGCTGATCCGCGGCGTCGCGCACTGCAGCATGGAGTACTTCCGCTGGGCGTTCCGGTCTCGGCTGCGCGGCGACGGTCGTGAGTTCAAGGCCGCCGTCAGCCGCCCGCTCGAAGTCCCGGTGCTGCGGCTGCGTGGCGAGCACGACGCCCGCACGTCGCCGATCACCCGCTTCGCGCCGTACCGGGTGATCGACGGCGCCGGGCACTTCCCGCAGTGGGAGCGGCCCGACGCCGTCACCGCGCTGCTACTCGGCGCAGGAACCCGTTGACACCGGCCGGGACAGCGTCGGCGCCTGCTGCACCACCCGGCTGACCTCGGCGGTCGTCAGGGCGAAGCCGGTCTCCGGGTCGTCGACCGCCGCGCCGAACACGACGCCGATCACCTGGCCGGACGGGTTGATCAGCGGGCCGCCGGAGTTGCCGCTCTTCACGGTGGACCGGATCGTGTAGACGTCCCGGGTGACCTTCTGGGTGCCGTAGATGTCCGGCCCGTTGAGCTGGATGCGCTGCCGCACCCGGGCCGCCCGCGCGTCGTACGGGCCGTCCAGCGGGTAGCCGAGCACGATCGCGTCCTGGCCGGAGGTGTAGTCCTGCTGGCTGAACGTCAGCGGGCGGGCGTCGAGGCCGGGCACGAACAGCACCGCGACGTCGGCCTCCGGGTCGTAGTAGACGACGTGCGCGGTGAGCTGGCCACGGCCGACCTCCACCACCTCGTCGTCGGTGCCGGCGACAACGTGCGCGTTGGTCATGACCCGCTCGGGGGCGATCACGAACCCGCTGCCCTCCAGCGCCCGCGAGCAGGACGGCGCCCGCCCGCGCACCTTGAGCACGCTGGGCTGCACGGCCTTCACGACCTGGCTGTTGTTCAGCGCGGTGTCGGGCGGGTCCACGTCGGTGATCGGGGTCCGGGTGAACGGCCCGGTGGCGGTGAGCAGGCCCGAGCTGAGCAGCTTGCTCACGTCGTTGGGCAGCTGCTCGGCCTCGGCCGGCATCAGGTTGTTCACGGTGCCGAGCACCACCGAGCCGCGGATGGCCGAGGCCAGCCCGGGCACCGGGACCGAGGTCAGCGGCAGCGCGAACACCCAGGCCACCACGAAGACCACCGCGCACTGCACCAACGCGCCCAGCGTGTGGTCGACGCCGGTGAACGGGCCGAGCCGCACGTGCTGGCGGATGGACCGGCCCAGCCACACGCCTAACGTCTCGCCGAGGGCGACCAGCAGCACCAGCGCCCCCATCCAGACCGCGATCCGGGTGACGTTGCTGTTGAAGTTGGCCATGATCATCGGCGTCACGATCAGGCCGAGCACGGTGCCGCCGAGCACGCCGATGGTCGCCGGCAGCGTGGTGATCAGGCCGTGCCTGGCCCCGGACACCGCGGCGATCACGGCCAGCAGGACCACGACCAGGTCGACCCAGTTCACGCCTGCACCTCCGCGTTCGCCGCCCGCAGCGACTCGTCCAGATCACGCACGTCCGCCGCGTTCCAGGGGCGTTCCCAGCCGGCCAGCCGCAGCAACCCGGCGAGCAGGCCGGCGGTGAAGCCCCACACCAGCATGCCCGGTGCGGCGAACGCCGGTCCGGTGAAGCCGGAGGGATGCTTCACCCGGAACCGGTTGGCCGGATCGGTCAGGTGTGCGATCGGCACCCGGGCCACCGCGGCCGTCTCGGCCGGGTCGACCACGCGGACCGGCGATGGCCTCTCCCAATGGGCCAGCACGGGTGTCACCATGAAACCGGAGACCGGGACGAACAGCTCCGGCAGCAGCGCGACCGGCCGGACGCCGTCGGCGAGCACGCCAGCCTCCTCCTCGGCCTCACGCAGCGCCGTGTCGACCGGGCCGTCGTCGCTGTCGTCGGCACTGCCGCCGGGGAAGGCCACCTGGCCGGGATGGGAGTTGAGCGTGTCGGCGCGGCGGGTGAGCAGCACGTCGGGGCCGTCGGGGCCGTCACCGAGCAGCAT includes these proteins:
- a CDS encoding MarP family serine protease, which translates into the protein MNWVDLVVVLLAVIAAVSGARHGLITTLPATIGVLGGTVLGLIVTPMIMANFNSNVTRIAVWMGALVLLVALGETLGVWLGRSIRQHVRLGPFTGVDHTLGALVQCAVVFVVAWVFALPLTSVPVPGLASAIRGSVVLGTVNNLMPAEAEQLPNDVSKLLSSGLLTATGPFTRTPITDVDPPDTALNNSQVVKAVQPSVLKVRGRAPSCSRALEGSGFVIAPERVMTNAHVVAGTDDEVVEVGRGQLTAHVVYYDPEADVAVLFVPGLDARPLTFSQQDYTSGQDAIVLGYPLDGPYDARAARVRQRIQLNGPDIYGTQKVTRDVYTIRSTVKSGNSGGPLINPSGQVIGVVFGAAVDDPETGFALTTAEVSRVVQQAPTLSRPVSTGSCAE
- the acs gene encoding acetate--CoA ligase, which encodes MTESSALDNLLSESRSFPPSEEFAAQANATAALQQEADADREAFWAAQAERLTWATKWDQVLDWSNAPFAKWFVGGKLNVAYNCVDRHVESGHGDQVAIHWVGEPGDTRTITYADLKREVSKAANALLSLGLSTGDRVAIYMPMVPEAIFSMLACARLGLVHSVVFGGFSAEALRSRIDDAEAKLVITTDGQYRRGNPVSLKAAVDEAVAKTPTVANVLVVRRTGGEVDWTDGRDLWWHDVVDGQSEEHTPEAFDSEHPLYILYTSGTTGRPKGILHTSGGYLTQAAYTHFNVFDLKPDTDVYWCTADIGWVTGHSYIVYGPLANRVTQVVYEGTPNTPHEGRHWEIIQQYKVSIYYTAPTLIRTFMKWGADIPARYDLSSLRVLGSVGEPINPEAWMWYREHIGAGKTPVVDTWWQTETGAIMISPLPGVTAAKPGSAMGPLPGIGAKVVDDTGTEVGKGGGGYLVLDKPWPSMLRGVWGDEERFRETYWARFHDQGYYFAGDGAKYDEDGAIWLLGRVDDVMNVSGHRISTTEVESALVSHSRVAEAAVVGATDPTTGQGIVAFVILRGVKEDEDASALIKELRDHVAKEIGPIAKPRQIMVVPELPKTRSGKIMRRLLRDVAENRQVGDVTTLADSTVMDLISSGLQSGKAED
- a CDS encoding serine hydrolase domain-containing protein — encoded protein: MRIRALALPAVLALAFAMTTSAGAAPNSARFDRPYQGFALAGTVLHAGPPAAAGLNPAPIDAFNKQLAAWVPSIYPGATVLLAHNGVVVDRTATGEAVKYKDATTQLPPDQQVPARTDTIYDLASLSKLFTSIVAVQQLEAGRIALDTPVAHYLPEFATNGKAAITIEQLLTHTSGLAPDPVPSLWQGYPDIPSREKAILDATPEAPAGTKYEYSDLNMLTMQLVLQQVTGKPLDELVRKGITEPLHMVDTGYNPPASKLDRIAATEFEASPPRGMVRGSVHDENAWAMGGVAGHAGVFSTADDLAVLAQAILNGGVYRGHRILSEHGVHLMQVNFNQKFPDDSHGLGFELDQIWYMGGLSGPDTMGHTGFTGTSLVIDPRSRSFAILLTNRVHPTRNTPSTNGARRAAAEALAQAMTVQAPGGGRSWFSGQGGGTTSTLTTGTLHGSVSVSYEAFVNTESTDLLTLEASTDGGATWTAVPVTVRGQGAPAGAQTALSGQSVRAWWQVRAQVAGSSNGLLLRWRYTTDPSYEGRGVNVADIRLSCGPTTFTPVGWQLA
- a CDS encoding MurR/RpiR family transcriptional regulator, which translates into the protein MAPAKSGNEISEASPLVRIRSLLPGLARAEQRVAKVVLDNPQVVAHRSITEVAEAAGTSETTVTRFCKAIGVGGYPELRIALAADTARTAARIDRDLGSDIAPTDDLSQVVGKVAFADARAVEETAEQLDIATLNAVVDAVAGAGRVDVYGVGASAFVAADLQQKLHRIGRVSFAWSDTHIMLTSAAVLSEGDVAFGISHTGATADTVEALRVARERGATTVALTNFPRSPISEVADHVLTTAARETTFRSGAMASRIAQLTVIDCLFIGVAQKHLDSARNALESTYEAVGGHRLGPRPDGRRKARETGK
- a CDS encoding oxidoreductase; the encoded protein is MTDPLAPLLDLPGVAAAVEAARDSVAEVHRHPANRRGWPTTAAEASVRAARASAVLDGGAAEIPSDGSVTDPVLAGSLRVAEAIGPLLGTWQKAPLQALARLHVLAAADLVESSELGRPTSGGDRLELLASLVAGGTKVPAPVLVAIVHGELLSLAPFGPVSGVIARAAARLTMIGTGLDTKGLAVPEVAYLRRAGEYRSALEGFSAGTPDGVGGWLLFSCSALEAGAREARSIADAVGQG
- a CDS encoding NUDIX hydrolase; amino-acid sequence: MSPGPLVDPADVPGWLSGLVAATADLDASELTRVRPPTGLPTRPAAVLMLLGDGPDGPDVLLTRRADTLNSHPGQVAFPGGSADDSDDGPVDTALREAEEEAGVLADGVRPVALLPELFVPVSGFMVTPVLAHWERPSPVRVVDPAETAAVARVPIAHLTDPANRFRVKHPSGFTGPAFAAPGMLVWGFTAGLLAGLLRLAGWERPWNAADVRDLDESLRAANAEVQA
- a CDS encoding alpha/beta fold hydrolase, with protein sequence MLHGFPEFWWTWRHQLPALAANGRHAVAVDLRGYGKSDKTPRGYDGWTLAGDVAGLIKALGARRAHLVGHGWGGLLAWTTAALHPRLVESVTTISAPHPLEVPLRPLLAAQPPFWPERRLVADDAAVVERMLRTWAGPQWTPDPEVLRCNREAMLIRGVAHCSMEYFRWAFRSRLRGDGREFKAAVSRPLEVPVLRLRGEHDARTSPITRFAPYRVIDGAGHFPQWERPDAVTALLLGAGTR
- the murQ gene encoding N-acetylmuramic acid 6-phosphate etherase, translated to MTLPQPRESIVRVDSPTEQRNPRTEEIDRLPTVDVLRMINEEDRLVPAAVGDVLPQVARAVDYAVATLRSGGRVHYIGAGTSGRLATLDAAELVPTFNTPAEWFVTHHAGGPTALRMAVENAEDDWEGGAAEIRGAVRPIDLVFGLTASGRTPYVMGGLSAGNEIGTRTVLLSANPAGAPAVPVDVLIAVDTGPEVIAGSTRMKAGTAQKLVLNAFSTAVMIKLGRTYSNLMVSMRATNAKLRGRTLRILREATGLDEAECTAALLEADGDLKVALVRLLAGIDSVQAAEALSATGGHVRNALVALGAAAS
- a CDS encoding phage holin family protein; its protein translation is MTTVTGPGQNPNGPGAGLPPVPSIPLTDETARDVAGEQSVGGLVKDVMTQVSTLLRAEIELAKIEVGAEVKKALRGSVFFILALTIVCFSLFFLFFAIAELLADLGLYRSASFGIVWVAMLVTAGLFGFLGYRKVRRLRAPERTIETIKDTAAALRHPGEHS